The nucleotide window GATGTTCAGCCAGTCACTTCTTTCGTCAATTCCAGCCGCTGCAAATAGGCCCGCCGCGCAATCTGCACATCGGCGAGAAAATGGGGGAGCTCCTCCAGCAGCAGCGCTTGCGGACCATCAACCAGTGCGCTGGGCGGATCAGGATGAAAGTCCACCAAGATCATATTCGCGCCAGCGATCACACCCTGGGTGGTGGCATGAAAAATGTCAAGCAGGCCGTCGGGCGCGCGCGCGCGCGATCCCACCGAATGTGACGGGTCGATGCACACCGGCATGCGCGTCAAGCGCTTCACCACCGGCACATGCGAGAAATCCACCATGTTGCGATGCGGCTCGGCGAACGCATTCTTCATGCCGCGCAAACAAAAAATCACATTGCTGTTGCCCTCGCTGGCGAGGTATTCCGCGGCGTTGAGCGACTCCGCCAGCGAGATGCCGAAACCGCGTTTTAACAACACGGGATATTTTTTTTGTCTGCCGATCGCCTTTAGCAGCTCGAAGTTCTGCGTGTTGCGCGTGCCGATTTGCAACAACACGCCCGTGGGATTTCCAGTCTGCGTCAAGCACTCATCGATTTCTTCCACGTGATCTTCGTGCGTGATTTCCATGGCAATGATCTTGATGCCGTATTTCCCCGCCAGCTCGAACACATAAGGCAGGCAGCTTTTGCCGTGTCCTTGAAAGGAATAAGGATTGGTGCGCGGTTTATAGGCGCCCATGCGCGTGCAGGTTTGTCCGTTTTCCTGCAGGGCGCGCATCATGATCTCCACATGTTTGCGGTTGTCAACCGCGCACAAGCCGGCAAAAACGATGAGGGTATTCTGATCAAAGTGAATGCCGTTATAAGTAAAACCGGTGGCGCGGTTGCCATCTTTATGGCGGCCGAGGATGCGGTACTCTTCCGAAATGCGTATCACGCGCTCGACGGCCGGCAATGCCGCGATGGTTTCCAAACTCAATTTCTTGGTGTCGCCGATTAGATAAATCTCCGTGAGCTTTTGCTGCCGGCCCTGTACCTCGTGTTTTTGAATTCGAATTTGGGGCAAATTGTTGAGGTAGGATAAAGTCGTCTGAAACGATTCCGAGCTTTCGTCGATGTTGGGGTGAAGAATAACGAGCATAATGAACTTTCGCTTGTAATTTTCCTTGTTCCGGCGCCCAACCGTCCCTGCCCGCCCTGCAAAATTTTCATGGAACCGGCGCTTTGAATTTTTATCTCAGGCATCTGCCTGATCGCTTGCCGAAAATAGCATATTAATTTTCGGGATACAAGAGGCAGAGGTGACGAAAAATGGCTCATGCGTTTTGATAATCAAGTTCGGCTATGTTCCGCGTATGGGAGCAATTCCCAAAAGGTGGTGTTTCAAAATTGCCCTTTCATTGAGCCGTGAAATTATGTCACCACTTCGTGGTTTCATGAAGAAAAAACGCCAAATGACTATAATCATGTCATTCCTTCGGGATTTTCCGAACCGAGAATCCCGAAGGAATGACATGATTATAGAAAGATAGCCAAAAAGAACAGGATAAAACCACGAAGGGTGACATATTTACTGCACCAACTTTTAGGAATTGCCCCCCGCGTAGTGCGCGTATGTAAAAAAGCCTTTAAAATCGCGGAGTTCATGATTATATTGGGGCCGTCGCGCACCAACGTTTTGACAATAACGCCAAACCTTTTTTTTCGCGACTGTTCGATAGAGAATGCAATAAGACTCACCTCGAAGCCGTCACAATTCGCCCATGTCGCAATACGATCCTTCACCTCCCCTGCCTCGCCCGGCTTATGCCTGGTATGTGGTCGCAATTCTCACGCTCGCGGCGATTTCAGCCTATATCGACCGGTTGATCCTCAGCTTGTTGGTCGCACCCATCAAGCGTGATTTCATCATCAGCGACACGGAGATGAGCTTGCTGATGGGCTTCAGCTTTGCGTTGTTTTATACCGTGCTCGGTTTGCCCATTGGCCGACTGGCGGATTCCCACAGCCGGCAGAAAATCATCATCATCGGCATTACTCTGTGGAGTTTGATGACAGCGCTCAGCGGTATTGCCCAAAACTATGGCCACCTCTTTCTGGCGCGTGTGGGCGTGGGTGTGGGCGAGGCTGCGCTTTTCCCGGCGGCTTATTCGA belongs to Cytophagia bacterium CHB2 and includes:
- a CDS encoding 3-deoxy-7-phosphoheptulonate synthase; amino-acid sequence: MLVILHPNIDESSESFQTTLSYLNNLPQIRIQKHEVQGRQQKLTEIYLIGDTKKLSLETIAALPAVERVIRISEEYRILGRHKDGNRATGFTYNGIHFDQNTLIVFAGLCAVDNRKHVEIMMRALQENGQTCTRMGAYKPRTNPYSFQGHGKSCLPYVFELAGKYGIKIIAMEITHEDHVEEIDECLTQTGNPTGVLLQIGTRNTQNFELLKAIGRQKKYPVLLKRGFGISLAESLNAAEYLASEGNSNVIFCLRGMKNAFAEPHRNMVDFSHVPVVKRLTRMPVCIDPSHSVGSRARAPDGLLDIFHATTQGVIAGANMILVDFHPDPPSALVDGPQALLLEELPHFLADVQIARRAYLQRLELTKEVTG